The following proteins are co-located in the Streptomyces bottropensis ATCC 25435 genome:
- a CDS encoding UDP-N-acetylmuramoyl-tripeptide--D-alanyl-D-alanine ligase, which yields MIALSLAEIAEVVGGQTHDIPDPSALVTGPVVRDSREVGPGSLFVAFAGERVDGHDFAAAVVEAGAAAVLASRPVGVPAIVVPDVQAALGALARHVVRKLGTTLVALTGSAGKTSTKDLVAQVLQRKAPTVFTPGSLNNEIGLPLTALSATEETRFLVLEMGARGIGHIRYLTDLTPPRIGLVLNVGTAHIGEFGGREQIAQAKGELVEALPSAQEGGAAILNADDPLVRAMASRTKARVILFGESGEADVRAENVTLTDAGQPAFRLHTPSGASDVTMRLYGEHHVSNALAAAAVAHELGMSADEIATALSEAGSLSRWRMEVTERPDGVTVVNDAYNANPESMRAALRALAAMGKGRRTWAVLGKMAELGDESLAEHDAVGRLAVRLNVGKLVAVGGREASWLQLGAYNEGSWGEESVHVSDAQAAIDLLRSQLRPGDVVLVKASRSVGLESVAQALLDSGNEGEVAAR from the coding sequence GTGATCGCCCTCTCTCTCGCCGAGATCGCAGAAGTCGTCGGCGGGCAGACGCACGACATACCGGATCCGTCGGCGCTGGTCACCGGACCGGTCGTCCGGGACTCCCGTGAGGTGGGTCCCGGCAGCCTCTTCGTCGCCTTCGCGGGCGAGCGCGTGGACGGACACGACTTCGCGGCCGCGGTCGTCGAGGCGGGTGCGGCAGCGGTGCTGGCGTCCCGTCCCGTCGGCGTGCCCGCGATCGTCGTGCCCGACGTCCAGGCGGCGCTCGGCGCCCTCGCCCGGCACGTCGTCCGCAAGCTCGGCACGACCCTCGTGGCCCTCACCGGCTCCGCGGGCAAGACCAGCACCAAGGACCTCGTCGCCCAGGTGCTCCAGCGCAAGGCGCCGACCGTGTTCACGCCCGGCTCCCTCAACAACGAGATCGGGCTGCCCCTCACCGCGCTCAGCGCCACCGAGGAGACCCGTTTCCTGGTGCTGGAGATGGGCGCCCGGGGCATCGGCCACATCCGGTACCTCACCGACCTGACCCCGCCGAGGATCGGCCTCGTCCTGAACGTCGGCACCGCCCACATCGGCGAGTTCGGCGGCCGCGAACAGATCGCGCAGGCCAAGGGCGAGCTGGTGGAGGCCCTGCCGTCCGCGCAGGAGGGCGGCGCGGCGATCCTCAACGCCGACGACCCCCTCGTGCGGGCCATGGCGTCCCGTACGAAGGCCCGGGTGATCCTCTTCGGAGAGTCCGGCGAAGCGGACGTACGCGCCGAGAACGTCACGCTCACGGACGCCGGACAGCCCGCCTTCAGGCTTCACACACCCTCCGGTGCAAGCGATGTGACCATGCGCCTGTACGGTGAGCACCACGTGTCGAACGCGCTCGCCGCGGCCGCCGTCGCCCATGAGCTGGGCATGTCCGCAGACGAGATCGCCACCGCGCTCTCCGAGGCGGGCTCCCTCTCCCGCTGGCGCATGGAGGTCACCGAGCGCCCGGACGGCGTGACGGTCGTCAACGACGCCTACAACGCGAACCCCGAGTCCATGAGGGCCGCTCTGCGCGCCCTCGCAGCCATGGGCAAGGGGCGGCGGACCTGGGCGGTGCTCGGCAAGATGGCCGAGCTCGGGGACGAATCGCTCGCCGAGCACGACGCGGTCGGACGGCTCGCCGTCCGGCTCAATGTCGGCAAGCTCGTCGCGGTCGGGGGCAGGGAAGCGTCCTGGCTGCAACTGGGCGCATATAACGAGGGTTCGTGGGGTGAGGAGTCGGTGCACGTGTCCGACGCACAGGCGGCGATCGATCTGTTGCGCAGTCAGTTGCGCCCGGGGGACGTCGTGCTCGTGAAGGCGTCCCGGTCGGTCGGGCTCGAGAGCGTGGCCCAGGCGCTGCTCGACAGCGGCAACGAGGGTGAGGTCGCCGCCCGATGA
- a CDS encoding UDP-N-acetylmuramoyl-L-alanyl-D-glutamate--2,6-diaminopimelate ligase, translated as MTMITPDPGNHTSEPRSHKPSLRSRGGAPGTLTAVPHADQSQTTQKDVPVTYPGPPRPLQVSATSLADLAGQVGAEQPGSAAEVTGITHDSRAVRPGDLYAALPGARLHGADFADQAAGLGAVAVLTDPSGAERAAAAGLPALVVENPRARMGELAATIYGRPGRDLLQIGITGTSGKTTTAYLVEGGLQAVRSTGLIGTVETRIGDERIKSERTTPEATDLQALFAVMRERGVDSVVMEVSSHALVLGRVDGCVFDVAVFNNLSPEHMEFHSDMEDYFRAKAQLFTPERSRLGVVNLDDEYGRRLVGEATVPVVTFSAEGHPDADWRAEGVRVGPMDSTFTVVGPKGERITARSPLPGSFNVANTLAAVAALAVAGIDPQTAADGVAAVPGVPGRLERVDAGQPYLAVVDYAHKTDAVESVLKALRKVTEGSLHIVLGCGGDRDTTKRAPMGAAMARLSDTAVLTSDNPRSEDPLAILATMLQGAASVPAHERGEVLLFEDRGAAIAAAVARARPGDTVLVAGKGHEQGQDIAGVVRPFDDRQVLREAIQQTQG; from the coding sequence GTGACCATGATCACTCCCGACCCCGGGAACCACACCTCCGAGCCTCGCTCGCACAAACCCTCGCTTCGCTCCCGTGGGGGTGCGCCCGGTACGCTCACCGCCGTGCCACACGCTGATCAGTCCCAAACCACCCAGAAGGACGTTCCCGTGACATATCCGGGACCGCCCAGGCCGCTCCAGGTCTCCGCCACATCCCTCGCGGACCTCGCCGGCCAGGTGGGTGCCGAGCAGCCGGGGAGCGCCGCGGAGGTCACGGGCATCACCCACGACTCGCGGGCCGTCCGCCCCGGCGACCTGTACGCCGCCCTGCCCGGCGCCCGTCTGCACGGCGCCGACTTCGCGGACCAGGCGGCCGGCCTCGGCGCCGTCGCCGTGCTCACCGACCCGAGCGGCGCCGAGCGCGCCGCCGCCGCCGGGCTCCCCGCGCTCGTCGTGGAGAACCCGCGCGCGCGGATGGGCGAGCTGGCGGCCACGATCTACGGCCGGCCGGGCCGCGACCTGCTCCAGATCGGCATCACCGGCACGTCCGGCAAGACCACCACCGCGTACCTCGTCGAGGGCGGTTTGCAGGCCGTGCGCTCCACGGGGCTCATCGGCACGGTCGAGACGCGCATCGGCGACGAGCGCATCAAGTCCGAGCGGACCACCCCCGAGGCCACCGACCTCCAGGCCCTGTTCGCGGTCATGCGCGAACGCGGCGTCGACTCGGTCGTCATGGAGGTGTCCAGCCACGCCCTGGTCCTCGGCCGGGTCGACGGCTGCGTCTTCGACGTGGCGGTCTTCAACAATCTCAGCCCGGAGCACATGGAGTTCCACTCCGACATGGAGGACTACTTCCGGGCCAAGGCACAGCTGTTCACCCCGGAACGCAGCCGGCTCGGCGTGGTCAACCTCGACGACGAGTACGGCCGCCGGCTCGTCGGCGAGGCCACGGTGCCCGTCGTCACCTTCTCCGCCGAGGGGCACCCGGACGCCGACTGGCGCGCCGAGGGCGTCCGGGTCGGCCCCATGGACTCGACGTTCACGGTGGTCGGGCCCAAGGGCGAGCGGATCACCGCCAGGTCCCCGCTGCCGGGCTCCTTCAACGTCGCCAACACCCTGGCGGCCGTCGCCGCGCTGGCCGTCGCCGGGATCGACCCGCAGACCGCCGCGGACGGTGTCGCCGCCGTACCGGGCGTGCCGGGCCGGCTGGAGCGCGTGGACGCCGGGCAGCCCTACCTCGCGGTCGTCGACTACGCCCACAAGACGGACGCGGTCGAGTCCGTCCTCAAGGCGCTGCGCAAGGTCACCGAGGGCAGCCTGCACATCGTGCTCGGCTGCGGCGGCGACCGGGACACGACCAAGCGCGCGCCGATGGGCGCCGCGATGGCCCGGCTCTCCGACACGGCCGTACTGACCTCCGACAACCCCCGCTCCGAGGACCCCCTCGCGATCCTCGCGACCATGCTCCAGGGCGCGGCGTCCGTGCCGGCGCACGAGCGCGGCGAGGTCCTCCTGTTCGAGGACCGTGGCGCCGCGATCGCCGCGGCGGTGGCCCGCGCGCGGCCGGGCGACACCGTGCTGGTCGCGGGCAAGGGCCACGAGCAGGGCCAGGACATCGCCGGCGTGGTACGTCCCTTCGACGACCGCCAGGTGCTTCGCGAAGCTATCCAGCAGACCCAGGGATGA
- a CDS encoding peptidoglycan D,D-transpeptidase FtsI family protein, with translation MVSLALTLVMIAFVVRLLQVQAVDASEYASKADRNRYVGRVLSAERGGITDRNGVALAISADANDITADPTMFTREQLRVDDGPEQAAALLAPILGADQETLTEKLRTRNTRYVVLARRQTPQVWNQIRDLKSALVQRSGDDKGTVNVLAGVFQEPSSKRVYPNGGLAAGILGWVNAEGKGGGGIEQKWNSRLAGKDGKIRYAQSGGRLVPTAGSTETPAVAGSDVELTIDRDIQWAAQNAITDQVKESKADRGYVIVQDTRTGEILAMANSPGFDPNDLTKANPDALGNAALQDAFEPGSTAKVMSMAAVLEENVATPGTHVTVPNRLHRGDRLFKDDIDHPTWYLTLNGVLAKSSNIGTILATGELGRNQRESNRILHSYLRKFGIGSYTGLGFPGETKGILAAPGDWSTSQQYTIPFGQGVSINAMQAASVYSTIANGGVRVEPTLVRGTKGPDGRFTPAPEPEKNRVVSEKTAKALARMLESVVDDEEGTGTKARIPGYRVAGKTGTANRVDPATGRYRGYTSSFAGFAPADKPRITVYCAIQNATKGNYFGGQICGPIYKEVMEFALKTLQVPPTGAKPANLPVAFTP, from the coding sequence ATGGTCAGCCTCGCGCTGACCCTGGTGATGATCGCCTTCGTCGTACGGCTCCTCCAGGTGCAGGCCGTCGACGCGAGCGAGTACGCCTCCAAGGCCGACCGGAACCGTTACGTCGGCCGGGTGCTGTCCGCCGAGCGGGGCGGGATCACCGACAGGAACGGCGTCGCCCTGGCGATCAGCGCCGACGCCAACGACATCACCGCCGACCCGACGATGTTCACGCGCGAGCAGCTGAGGGTCGACGACGGACCGGAGCAGGCGGCCGCCCTCCTCGCGCCGATCCTCGGCGCGGACCAGGAGACCCTGACCGAGAAACTGCGCACCAGGAACACCCGCTACGTCGTCCTCGCCCGCCGCCAGACCCCCCAGGTCTGGAACCAGATCCGCGACCTGAAGTCCGCGCTCGTCCAGCGGTCCGGCGACGACAAGGGCACGGTCAACGTCCTGGCCGGCGTCTTCCAGGAGCCCAGCAGCAAGCGCGTGTACCCCAACGGCGGCCTCGCCGCCGGAATACTGGGCTGGGTCAACGCCGAGGGCAAGGGCGGCGGCGGCATCGAGCAGAAGTGGAACAGCCGTCTGGCCGGCAAGGACGGCAAGATCCGCTACGCCCAGTCCGGCGGCCGTCTGGTGCCCACCGCGGGCTCCACCGAGACCCCCGCCGTGGCCGGCTCCGACGTCGAGCTGACCATCGACCGTGACATCCAGTGGGCCGCGCAGAACGCCATCACCGACCAGGTGAAGGAGTCCAAGGCCGACCGCGGGTACGTGATCGTGCAGGACACCCGCACCGGCGAGATCCTCGCCATGGCCAACTCGCCCGGCTTCGACCCCAACGACCTCACGAAGGCGAACCCGGACGCGCTGGGCAACGCGGCCCTCCAGGACGCCTTCGAGCCCGGCTCCACCGCCAAGGTCATGTCGATGGCCGCCGTACTGGAGGAGAACGTCGCCACACCGGGCACCCACGTCACCGTGCCCAACCGGCTGCACCGCGGCGACCGCCTGTTCAAGGACGACATCGACCACCCGACCTGGTACCTGACGCTCAACGGCGTCCTCGCCAAGTCCAGCAACATCGGCACGATCCTCGCCACCGGCGAACTCGGCCGGAACCAGCGCGAGTCCAACCGGATCCTCCACTCCTACCTGCGCAAGTTCGGCATCGGCAGCTACACCGGCCTCGGCTTCCCGGGCGAGACCAAGGGCATCCTCGCCGCGCCCGGCGACTGGTCGACCTCGCAGCAGTACACGATCCCTTTCGGCCAGGGCGTGTCGATAAACGCCATGCAGGCGGCCTCCGTCTACTCGACGATCGCCAACGGCGGCGTACGCGTCGAACCGACCCTGGTACGAGGCACCAAGGGGCCGGACGGCCGTTTCACCCCCGCTCCCGAGCCCGAGAAGAACCGGGTCGTGAGCGAGAAGACGGCGAAGGCCCTCGCCCGGATGCTGGAGTCCGTCGTGGACGACGAGGAGGGCACCGGCACCAAGGCGCGCATCCCCGGCTACCGGGTCGCGGGCAAGACGGGTACGGCCAACCGTGTGGATCCGGCCACCGGCCGCTACCGCGGCTACACCTCGTCCTTCGCCGGCTTCGCGCCCGCCGACAAGCCGAGGATCACCGTCTACTGCGCGATCCAGAACGCCACCAAGGGCAACTACTTCGGCGGCCAGATCTGCGGACCCATCTACAAGGAGGTCATGGAGTTCGCCCTGAAGACCCTCCAGGTCCCGCCCACCGGGGCGAAGCCGGCGAACCTGCCGGTCGCCTTCACGCCCTGA
- a CDS encoding membrane protein yields MSRKPELRGRAARLARLLPVRPKGAARTPFVLLVVLLLGGGLIGLLVLNSALSEGSFKLDDLQDDVKSYTDEEQALQRDVDAYSAPDALQRRARELGMVPGGDPAFLNPDGTVMGVPSAAQQSVARMPLVLAPEILDPGPPASPVPPPSTTPSPTPPASATPSRQPAWTPAPVDTPTPAPTPTSASPQSIQLPTNPGR; encoded by the coding sequence GTGAGCAGGAAACCCGAACTGAGAGGCCGGGCCGCCCGTCTCGCGCGGCTCCTGCCCGTGCGGCCCAAAGGCGCCGCACGCACCCCGTTCGTCCTCCTCGTCGTCCTGCTGCTGGGCGGCGGCCTCATCGGACTCCTCGTGCTGAACTCCGCCCTCAGTGAAGGGTCGTTCAAGCTCGACGACCTCCAGGACGACGTCAAGAGCTACACCGACGAGGAACAGGCGCTCCAGCGCGACGTGGACGCCTACTCCGCGCCCGACGCCCTCCAGCGCCGCGCCCGCGAACTGGGCATGGTCCCCGGCGGAGACCCGGCCTTCCTGAACCCCGACGGCACGGTCATGGGCGTACCGAGCGCGGCCCAGCAGTCCGTGGCCCGTATGCCGCTCGTCCTCGCGCCCGAGATCCTGGACCCCGGCCCGCCCGCGAGCCCGGTCCCCCCTCCCAGCACCACCCCGAGCCCCACGCCCCCGGCCTCCGCGACGCCGTCGCGGCAGCCCGCGTGGACCCCGGCGCCCGTGGACACCCCCACCCCGGCCCCCACGCCCACCAGCGCGTCCCCACAGTCCATCCAGCTCCCGACGAACCCCGGCAGGTGA
- the rsmH gene encoding 16S rRNA (cytosine(1402)-N(4))-methyltransferase RsmH — translation MSNSRHVPVMLRRCLDMLAPALTEPGAVVVDCTLGLGGHSEALLARFPEARLVALDRDKEALRLSGERLAPFGERATLVHAVYDELPDVLDRLGLPRVQGVLFDLGVSSMQLDEADRGFAYAQDAPLDMRMDQTTGIGAAEVLNTYPAGELVRILRAYGEEKQAKRIVSAIVRERDKEPFTNSARLVELIRDSLPQAAKRTGGNPAKRTFQALRIEVNGELTVLERAIPAAVRALAVGGRIAVLSYHSLEDRLVKQVLAAGAAITAPPGLPVVPERYQPRLKLLTRGAELPTEEEVAENRRAAPARLRGAERVREDVE, via the coding sequence TTGAGCAACAGCCGCCACGTCCCCGTCATGCTCCGGCGCTGCCTGGACATGCTGGCCCCGGCCCTCACGGAGCCCGGCGCGGTGGTGGTCGACTGCACGCTCGGCCTCGGCGGCCACAGCGAGGCGCTCCTCGCCCGGTTCCCCGAGGCGCGGCTCGTCGCCCTCGACCGCGACAAGGAGGCCCTGCGCCTCTCCGGTGAACGGCTCGCCCCCTTCGGCGAGCGCGCCACCCTCGTGCACGCCGTCTACGACGAACTCCCCGACGTGCTGGACCGCCTGGGCCTGCCGCGCGTCCAGGGCGTCCTGTTCGACCTCGGCGTCTCCTCCATGCAGCTCGACGAGGCCGACCGGGGCTTCGCCTACGCCCAGGACGCCCCCCTCGACATGCGGATGGACCAGACGACCGGCATCGGCGCGGCCGAGGTCCTCAACACCTACCCGGCGGGCGAGCTCGTCCGGATCCTCCGGGCGTACGGCGAGGAGAAGCAGGCCAAGCGGATCGTCTCCGCGATCGTGCGCGAGCGCGACAAGGAGCCCTTCACCAACAGCGCCCGCCTCGTCGAACTGATCCGCGACTCCCTGCCGCAGGCGGCCAAGCGCACCGGCGGCAACCCCGCCAAGCGCACCTTCCAGGCCCTGCGCATCGAGGTCAACGGCGAACTGACCGTCCTGGAGCGGGCGATCCCCGCCGCCGTGCGGGCCCTCGCCGTCGGCGGCCGGATCGCCGTGCTGTCCTACCACTCGCTGGAGGACCGCCTCGTCAAGCAGGTGCTCGCCGCCGGCGCGGCCATCACCGCGCCCCCCGGACTGCCCGTGGTCCCCGAGCGCTACCAGCCGAGGCTCAAGCTCCTCACCCGTGGTGCCGAACTTCCCACCGAGGAAGAGGTCGCCGAGAACCGGCGCGCCGCCCCCGCACGTCTGCGCGGGGCGGAACGCGTGCGGGAAGACGTTGAGTGA
- a CDS encoding beta-class carbonic anhydrase — translation MTTSAAIPTGPEGAISDGTVTDRLVEANQRYAAAFTDPGMDARPVLRVAVVACMDARLDLHDALGLELGDCHTIRNAGGVVTDDVIRSLTISQRKLGTRSVVLIHHTGCGLESLTEDFRNELETEVGQRPAWAVESFRDVDQDVRQSMQRVRTNPFLLHSDDVRGFVFDVTTGLLREVDPA, via the coding sequence ATGACGACCTCCGCAGCAATTCCCACCGGCCCCGAAGGCGCCATATCCGACGGCACCGTCACCGACCGTCTCGTCGAGGCGAACCAGCGGTACGCCGCCGCGTTCACCGACCCCGGGATGGACGCCCGCCCCGTCCTGCGCGTCGCGGTGGTGGCCTGTATGGACGCCCGCCTCGACCTGCACGACGCGCTCGGCCTGGAGCTCGGCGACTGTCACACCATCCGCAACGCGGGCGGCGTGGTCACCGACGACGTGATCCGCTCGCTCACCATCAGCCAGCGCAAGCTCGGCACCCGCAGCGTGGTCCTCATCCATCACACCGGCTGCGGACTGGAGTCCCTCACCGAGGACTTCCGCAACGAGCTGGAGACGGAGGTCGGACAGCGGCCGGCCTGGGCGGTGGAGTCCTTCCGGGACGTGGACCAGGACGTACGGCAGTCCATGCAGCGGGTGCGCACCAACCCGTTCCTGCTGCACTCCGACGACGTGCGCGGCTTCGTCTTCGACGTGACGACGGGCCTGCTGCGGGAGGTCGACCCCGCCTGA
- a CDS encoding AAA family ATPase, whose protein sequence is MTTYDDRASLTDLTSTVERVRSSVEGVIEGKPEVVRLSLTVLLAEGHLLIEDVPGVGKTMLAKALARSIDCSVRRIQFTPDLLPSDITGVSIWDQQRKEFEFKPGAIFSQIVIGDEINRASPKTQSALLESLEERQVTIDGTTYELPSPFMVVATQNPVEMEGTYPLPEAQRDRFMARVSVGYPSPEAELRMLDVHGGVSPLEDMQPVAHAHEIVKLIEAVRGVHVAETVRRYAVDLVGATRSHPDLRLGASPRATLHLLRAARATAALNGRDYALPDDIQSLAVAILAHRLLPTAQAQLNRRTPEQVVQEILQRTPVPQAPQAQSAFGSVHATPAYPQQPPRRLG, encoded by the coding sequence GTGACGACCTATGACGATCGAGCGAGCCTCACTGATCTGACCAGCACTGTGGAGCGAGTCCGCAGTTCGGTCGAAGGAGTGATCGAGGGCAAGCCTGAGGTCGTACGGCTTTCGCTGACAGTGCTGCTCGCCGAGGGGCATCTTCTGATCGAGGATGTGCCCGGCGTCGGCAAGACCATGCTGGCCAAGGCACTGGCGCGGTCCATCGACTGCTCTGTGCGGCGTATCCAGTTCACGCCGGACCTGCTGCCGTCGGACATCACGGGTGTGTCCATCTGGGATCAGCAGCGCAAGGAGTTCGAGTTCAAGCCGGGCGCGATCTTCTCGCAGATCGTGATCGGCGACGAGATCAACCGCGCCTCGCCGAAGACGCAGTCCGCGCTGCTGGAGTCGCTGGAGGAGCGCCAGGTCACGATCGACGGCACGACGTACGAGCTGCCCAGCCCCTTCATGGTGGTGGCCACGCAGAACCCCGTGGAGATGGAGGGCACCTACCCGCTGCCGGAGGCCCAGCGCGACCGCTTCATGGCCCGCGTCTCCGTCGGCTACCCCAGCCCGGAGGCCGAGCTGCGGATGCTCGACGTCCACGGCGGCGTCTCGCCGCTGGAGGACATGCAGCCGGTGGCGCACGCGCACGAGATCGTGAAGCTGATCGAGGCGGTCCGGGGCGTGCACGTCGCGGAAACGGTCCGGCGGTACGCGGTGGATCTGGTCGGCGCCACCCGTAGCCACCCGGATCTCAGACTCGGCGCCTCGCCGCGCGCCACGCTGCATCTGCTGCGCGCGGCGAGGGCGACCGCCGCCCTGAACGGCCGGGACTACGCCCTGCCGGACGACATCCAGTCGCTGGCCGTGGCCATCCTCGCCCACCGGCTGCTGCCGACCGCGCAGGCCCAGCTCAACCGCCGGACGCCGGAGCAGGTCGTGCAGGAGATCCTGCAGCGCACGCCGGTGCCGCAGGCGCCCCAGGCGCAGAGCGCCTTCGGCTCGGTCCACGCCACGCCCGCGTACCCGCAGCAGCCGCCGCGGAGGCTTGGATGA
- a CDS encoding DUF58 domain-containing protein, with the protein MTTPGPAPTPEQDKGGLRTALAGLTTRGRSFLAAGIAAAICAYVLGQSDLLRVGLLLAVLPLVCTTVLYRTRYRVAGSRRLSPARVPAGGEARVHLRMDNVSRLPTGLLMLQDRVPYVLGPRPRFVLDRVEAGGRREVSYRVRSDLRGRYPLGPLQLRLTDPFGMCELTRSFSTYDTLTVVPRVEALSPVRLGGEAKGYGDGRQRSLALAGEDDVIPRGYRHGDDLRRVHWRSTARYGELMVRREEQPQRARCTVLLDTRAEAFLGAGPDSAFEWAVSGAASMLVHMLERGFSVRLLTDTGSSVPGEGADGFAGASQESADAAGLMMDTLAVIDHSDGSGLSPAYDVLRGGNEGLLIAFLGDLDEEQATVIGKMRQRGGGAVAFLLDSEAWTTETGEVPGAGSASEESLRLLHEAGWTALTVPRGASLADLWRQADRQRLGVMSGSGTEGRS; encoded by the coding sequence ATGACCACCCCCGGGCCGGCGCCCACCCCGGAGCAGGACAAGGGCGGGCTGCGCACGGCCCTCGCCGGCCTCACCACGCGCGGGCGCTCGTTCCTGGCCGCCGGCATCGCGGCCGCGATCTGCGCGTACGTCCTCGGGCAGAGCGATCTGCTGCGGGTGGGCCTGCTGCTGGCCGTGCTGCCGCTGGTCTGCACGACCGTGCTGTACCGCACCCGTTACCGGGTCGCGGGCAGCCGCCGGCTCTCCCCCGCGCGGGTGCCGGCCGGCGGCGAGGCCCGCGTCCATCTGCGGATGGACAACGTCTCGCGGCTGCCCACCGGGCTGCTGATGCTGCAGGACCGGGTGCCCTACGTGCTCGGTCCGCGCCCGAGGTTCGTGCTGGACCGGGTGGAGGCGGGCGGCCGCCGCGAGGTGTCGTACCGCGTCCGTTCCGATCTGCGCGGCCGCTATCCGCTGGGTCCGCTCCAGCTGCGCCTGACCGACCCGTTCGGCATGTGCGAGCTGACCCGCTCCTTCTCCACGTACGACACCCTGACCGTCGTCCCGCGCGTGGAGGCGCTGTCGCCGGTGCGGCTGGGCGGGGAGGCGAAGGGGTACGGCGACGGCCGGCAGCGCTCACTGGCGCTGGCCGGCGAGGACGACGTGATCCCGCGTGGCTACCGGCACGGCGACGACCTGCGCCGGGTGCACTGGCGTTCGACCGCGCGCTACGGGGAGCTGATGGTGCGCCGCGAGGAGCAACCGCAGCGCGCCCGCTGCACGGTGCTGCTGGACACCCGGGCCGAGGCGTTCCTCGGCGCGGGCCCGGACTCTGCCTTCGAGTGGGCCGTCTCCGGCGCCGCCTCCATGCTGGTCCACATGCTCGAACGGGGCTTCTCCGTACGGCTGTTGACGGACACCGGCAGTTCGGTGCCCGGCGAGGGCGCGGACGGGTTCGCGGGTGCCAGCCAGGAGTCGGCCGATGCGGCGGGACTGATGATGGACACCCTCGCGGTGATCGACCACTCCGACGGATCGGGCCTCTCGCCCGCGTACGACGTGCTGCGCGGCGGCAACGAAGGGCTGCTGATCGCCTTCCTCGGCGACCTCGACGAGGAACAGGCGACGGTGATCGGCAAGATGCGCCAGCGCGGCGGCGGGGCGGTCGCCTTCCTGCTGGACAGCGAGGCGTGGACGACCGAGACGGGCGAGGTGCCCGGTGCCGGGAGCGCGAGCGAGGAGTCGCTGCGGCTGCTGCACGAGGCGGGCTGGACGGCACTGACCGTCCCGCGCGGCGCCTCGCTGGCGGACCTGTGGCGGCAGGCGGACCGACAGCGTCTCGGTGTGATGTCCGGGAGCGGCACGGAGGGACGGTCATGA